In Paenibacillus guangzhouensis, a single window of DNA contains:
- the sigW gene encoding RNA polymerase sigma factor SigW, which translates to METRLALLARKGDQRAFAEIVELYKDKIFHLAYRMLNNRHEAEDVVQDTFLRVYKNLDRYDENQKFSTWIYRIGTNLCIDRLRKRKPTYSLDAEMNDQEGVDGYSILPSDDRTPESELLLSETQQLIRQAIESLPAKYKTVMVLRYLQDLSLQEISDVLDMPVTTIKTRVHRGREYLRKKLERKL; encoded by the coding sequence CTGGAAACAAGACTCGCTCTGCTGGCGCGAAAAGGTGATCAGCGGGCATTTGCTGAAATCGTTGAGCTCTATAAAGATAAGATATTTCACCTCGCTTATCGTATGCTGAACAATCGACATGAAGCAGAAGATGTCGTTCAGGATACGTTCTTAAGGGTGTACAAAAATTTAGATCGTTACGATGAGAATCAGAAGTTCTCAACATGGATTTACCGGATCGGCACGAATTTATGTATCGATCGGTTGCGCAAACGGAAACCAACCTATTCCTTGGATGCGGAGATGAACGACCAAGAGGGTGTGGATGGATATTCTATTCTTCCGAGCGATGATCGGACACCGGAGAGTGAGCTCCTCCTATCGGAGACACAGCAGTTGATTCGTCAAGCGATTGAGAGTCTGCCTGCAAAGTATAAGACGGTCATGGTACTTCGATATTTACAGGATTTATCGCTGCAGGAGATTAGTGATGTATTGGACATGCCTGTAACGACGATTAAGACACGGGTCCACCGCGGCCGGGAATATTTACGGAAGAAGCTGGAACGGAAATTATAA
- the cdaA gene encoding diadenylate cyclase CdaA, translating to MDYFTNLTWKDSIKDIIDILIVSYIIYKLMQLVRGTRAVQLLKGIFVLVLTWGISTWFNLYTLKWLMNQMFTFGVVSVLIIFQPELRRALEQLGRGKLFRSSSIQEMDVSITVNEVIKCVNYLAKRKIGALIVFERDTGLNEYTESGIKMDSRISSELLINIFIPNTPLHDGAVILRGSQIAAAACYLPLSENPFISKELGTRHRAAIGVSEVTDAISVVVSEETGQVSLAINGLVVRDIKEESLISKLHSELAPKPKMSEKTPFWKRKGGNNG from the coding sequence ATGGATTATTTTACGAACCTTACGTGGAAAGATTCCATTAAAGATATTATCGATATACTTATCGTAAGTTATATTATTTACAAGCTTATGCAGTTGGTTCGCGGTACGCGCGCAGTGCAGCTCCTGAAAGGGATCTTCGTGCTTGTGCTGACCTGGGGGATTAGTACGTGGTTTAATCTCTATACCCTCAAATGGCTCATGAACCAAATGTTCACCTTCGGTGTCGTGTCGGTGCTGATCATTTTTCAGCCGGAGCTTCGTCGTGCGCTGGAACAGTTGGGGCGGGGGAAGTTATTCCGCAGCTCGTCCATTCAAGAGATGGATGTCAGTATTACGGTTAATGAAGTAATTAAGTGTGTGAACTATCTCGCGAAACGAAAGATCGGCGCACTAATCGTCTTCGAACGGGATACGGGATTGAATGAATACACGGAATCAGGCATTAAGATGGATTCTCGTATCAGCTCGGAGCTGCTCATTAACATATTCATCCCGAATACACCGCTGCATGATGGAGCAGTGATTCTTCGTGGAAGTCAGATTGCTGCAGCAGCATGCTATTTACCATTATCCGAGAACCCATTTATCAGCAAAGAGCTGGGTACGCGCCACAGGGCGGCGATTGGTGTCAGTGAAGTGACCGACGCGATCTCTGTTGTCGTTTCCGAGGAGACGGGACAAGTCTCACTGGCTATTAATGGACTCGTTGTGCGTGATATCAAAGAGGAGTCGCTCATCTCGAAGCTCCATTCGGAACTAGCACCGAAGCCGAAGATGTCCGAGAAGACCCCTTTCTGGAAGCGGAAAGGAGGCAACAATGGATAA
- a CDS encoding LysR family transcriptional regulator: MFRQLECFIQICKEGSFTKAAEVLMISQPTLSQQIRFLEVEVGTPLFERVGRGVKITADGEILYEKALSVMRLIEESKKETYELRNARANKLSIGISPMDFFCLVPRFLKFNEQYPDITLKFVSAENTSQQLLNSSIDIGITDNYKPNKEIHMLHLYKEEQALVVYADHPWADRTFVSFQELEDLESSLFVGDISLIGHLHTFSTKIVKSLQSKFVSDSTAILLAMVLHKMGVAILPTSLIGNFSGQQLKMIRLVSPTPIREVKLIFKKYHDNNPSIQKCIDFFLE; encoded by the coding sequence ATGTTCAGGCAACTAGAATGTTTCATTCAAATTTGCAAAGAAGGAAGCTTTACTAAGGCTGCAGAAGTTTTAATGATTTCTCAACCTACTTTAAGTCAACAGATCCGCTTTCTAGAGGTAGAGGTTGGAACTCCTTTGTTTGAGAGAGTTGGTAGGGGGGTAAAGATTACAGCTGACGGAGAAATACTTTACGAAAAAGCTCTTTCCGTGATGAGGCTCATTGAAGAATCGAAGAAAGAAACTTACGAGTTACGCAATGCTCGGGCAAATAAACTTTCGATAGGCATTTCGCCCATGGACTTTTTTTGTTTAGTACCCCGTTTTTTGAAATTCAATGAACAGTATCCTGATATTACATTAAAATTTGTCAGTGCAGAAAATACATCACAGCAATTATTGAATAGTAGTATCGATATTGGCATTACTGACAATTATAAACCAAATAAAGAAATTCATATGCTGCACCTGTATAAAGAAGAACAAGCATTGGTCGTTTATGCGGATCATCCATGGGCAGATCGAACCTTTGTTTCTTTTCAGGAGCTAGAAGATTTAGAATCTTCCTTATTTGTTGGGGATATAAGTTTAATTGGGCATCTTCATACATTCAGCACTAAAATCGTCAAATCCTTGCAATCAAAGTTTGTGTCAGATTCCACGGCAATTCTTCTTGCTATGGTACTGCATAAGATGGGGGTAGCTATTTTGCCTACTTCTTTAATTGGAAACTTTTCTGGCCAGCAATTGAAAATGATTCGTCTCGTAAGTCCAACGCCTATTCGTGAGGTCAAGCTTATTTTTAAAAAGTATCATGACAATAATCCTTCTATTCAGAAATGTATCGATTTTTTTCTAGAATAA
- the glmS gene encoding glutamine--fructose-6-phosphate transaminase (isomerizing) — MCGIVGYIGKRDAQSILVEGLKKLEYRGYDSAGIAMYTEAGLQVKKAKGRLAVLESQLDGAPLVGTVGIGHTRWATHGKPSDVNSHPHTDMTMKFSVVHNGIIENYTDLKEELIASGVTFVSETDTEVISHLVAREYDGDIVRAVQKAIKHLRGAYALGVLTELEPDRLVAVRNASPLIIGIGEGEHFIGSDIPAILEHTRNVFILNDGEMAVLTKDTVELMTIEGNFISREMIHVDWDAVTAEKAGFDHFMLKEIYEQPKAYRDTMRGRVGSDLTVSLPELKLSAADLANIRKVHIVACGTAYHAGLVGKTVIETSARIPVEVEVASEYRYRSPLITPETLVIVVSQSGETADTLAALREAKANGAHVLAITNVVGSSVAREADSVMLTMAGPEIAVASTKAYSSQLIAFFLLGMYLAQTLSTQETAWVRGIVAAMLALPEQVEQMLANTDALRGYAEAISVHEHLFFIGRGVDYAVAQEGSLKLKEISYIHSEAYAAGELKHGTLALIEEGIPVIALATQNALLEKTVSNIKEVKARGGVIFGLADVNEAKALGKAVDEVHAIPATHPLLTPALSVVPLQLISYYASLARGNDVDKPRNLAKSVTVE, encoded by the coding sequence ATGTGTGGAATTGTTGGTTATATTGGGAAGCGCGATGCGCAATCGATTTTGGTGGAAGGTCTGAAGAAGCTGGAATATCGTGGATACGATTCAGCAGGGATTGCGATGTATACCGAAGCGGGTCTGCAAGTGAAGAAAGCCAAAGGGCGGTTGGCGGTGCTCGAATCACAATTGGACGGAGCGCCTTTGGTCGGGACAGTAGGCATCGGACATACAAGATGGGCAACACACGGCAAACCATCAGATGTGAATTCGCACCCGCATACCGATATGACGATGAAGTTCTCGGTCGTACACAACGGCATTATTGAGAACTATACGGATTTAAAAGAAGAGCTGATCGCAAGCGGCGTAACATTCGTGTCGGAGACGGATACGGAGGTTATTTCCCATCTGGTCGCACGTGAATATGACGGAGATATCGTTCGTGCGGTTCAGAAGGCGATTAAGCATCTACGCGGGGCATACGCCTTAGGGGTATTGACGGAATTAGAACCGGATCGCTTGGTTGCGGTTCGGAATGCAAGTCCACTGATCATTGGGATCGGGGAAGGTGAGCATTTCATCGGATCGGATATTCCGGCGATTCTCGAGCATACGCGCAATGTGTTCATCTTGAACGACGGCGAAATGGCTGTACTGACAAAAGACACTGTCGAATTGATGACAATCGAGGGGAACTTTATTTCTCGGGAAATGATCCATGTCGATTGGGACGCGGTGACAGCGGAAAAAGCCGGATTTGATCATTTCATGCTCAAGGAAATCTATGAGCAGCCAAAAGCGTACCGTGATACGATGCGCGGACGTGTCGGCTCGGATCTAACGGTGTCATTACCTGAACTGAAGCTGTCGGCGGCTGACCTGGCGAACATTCGCAAGGTTCATATCGTAGCATGTGGTACCGCGTACCATGCAGGTCTTGTCGGCAAAACGGTCATTGAGACGAGTGCACGGATTCCGGTGGAAGTGGAAGTGGCTTCGGAATACCGCTATCGTTCACCATTGATTACGCCAGAGACGCTCGTCATTGTCGTCAGCCAATCGGGTGAGACGGCGGATACCCTCGCTGCGCTTCGCGAAGCGAAGGCGAATGGAGCGCACGTGCTCGCGATCACGAACGTGGTCGGCAGCTCTGTGGCGCGCGAAGCAGACAGCGTCATGCTGACGATGGCTGGTCCTGAGATTGCTGTCGCGTCGACGAAGGCGTATTCGTCGCAATTGATTGCGTTCTTCCTGCTCGGAATGTATCTAGCTCAAACGCTGTCGACACAAGAGACGGCTTGGGTGCGAGGCATTGTGGCTGCGATGCTTGCTCTGCCAGAGCAGGTAGAGCAAATGTTAGCGAATACGGATGCCCTGCGTGGATATGCGGAGGCTATCTCAGTGCATGAGCATTTGTTCTTCATCGGTCGTGGCGTCGATTATGCGGTGGCGCAGGAAGGATCCTTGAAGCTGAAGGAGATCTCCTATATTCACTCCGAAGCCTACGCGGCTGGGGAGCTGAAGCACGGTACGCTAGCACTGATCGAGGAAGGTATTCCTGTGATTGCACTTGCAACACAGAATGCACTGCTGGAGAAGACGGTTAGCAACATTAAGGAAGTCAAAGCGCGCGGCGGCGTGATCTTCGGCCTTGCCGATGTGAACGAAGCGAAAGCGCTAGGCAAAGCGGTAGATGAGGTTCATGCGATTCCTGCGACACATCCACTGCTTACGCCGGCATTATCGGTTGTCCCGCTGCAGTTGATCTCGTACTACGCGTCCTTGGCGCGCGGTAACGATGTCGACAAGCCGCGGAACTTGGCGAAGAGTGTTACGGTGGAGTAG
- a CDS encoding zf-HC2 domain-containing protein, whose translation MDCKHAHSLMHDYLDNELAPDQILLLKEHFAICPTCKEHYDQLERTELMLFGTKTQHLEPISGFVTANIMASLPKKAKQRVWLQWVKNHPAITVAAMFFMVMFISALSFWNQDRDLMVKGPDLDKLIIEGDKVIVPKGLSVAGDLTVQNGQAEVYGEVNGNLTVIDGSMNLASTAHISGQVTKIDEAMSWLWYRITHLFSEVSYR comes from the coding sequence ATGGATTGCAAGCATGCCCACTCTTTAATGCATGACTATTTGGATAATGAGCTGGCACCCGATCAAATATTGCTGTTAAAAGAGCATTTTGCGATTTGCCCTACGTGTAAGGAGCATTATGATCAGTTAGAGCGTACAGAACTGATGCTGTTCGGTACGAAGACACAGCATTTAGAGCCGATATCGGGTTTTGTCACAGCGAATATCATGGCATCCCTGCCGAAGAAAGCGAAGCAGCGCGTATGGCTGCAGTGGGTGAAGAATCACCCCGCGATTACCGTGGCAGCGATGTTCTTTATGGTCATGTTCATTAGTGCATTAAGTTTCTGGAATCAGGATCGAGACTTAATGGTGAAGGGACCCGATCTTGATAAGCTGATTATCGAAGGAGATAAGGTGATTGTGCCTAAAGGTCTTAGCGTAGCGGGGGATCTAACCGTACAGAACGGCCAGGCGGAAGTCTATGGCGAGGTGAACGGCAATCTTACCGTAATCGACGGATCGATGAATTTGGCTTCAACGGCCCATATTTCAGGTCAAGTAACGAAAATCGACGAGGCCATGAGCTGGTTGTGGTATAGGATCACGCATCTGTTCTCGGAAGTTTCGTATAGGTAA
- a CDS encoding LysR family transcriptional regulator yields the protein MELRQLEYFIQICKSGSFTKAKEELGVTQPTLSQQMRVLEDEYNIQLFDRVSRGVEVTEAGKILLNKGNAIMHLLEEARYEINGRNNKSRETISIGCCPAELEYLAPYFMRFHQKYPNILLKIIDAEDVENKVLEQRIDIGITAYPISDASVISTYLYRQEMALLIHSEHPLAERSSIPFRSLKQMNSIMFREQNKSLIDMYCFSCGFTLKSIIETSSTSVLIHGVRQGLGAALIPTSLLESLWDDSLRIVKLEGHIPCWDISLVYLNSVTMRPTARIFIQEMDSYVREVEVNLLCSGN from the coding sequence GTGGAATTGCGCCAGCTTGAATATTTTATTCAAATTTGCAAATCAGGAAGCTTCACTAAAGCCAAAGAGGAATTAGGTGTGACTCAGCCTACACTGAGTCAACAAATGCGGGTTTTGGAAGATGAATATAATATTCAATTGTTCGATCGGGTAAGTAGGGGAGTGGAAGTAACGGAAGCGGGAAAAATTCTCTTGAATAAGGGCAACGCAATTATGCATCTTCTTGAGGAGGCGCGATATGAAATAAATGGCCGAAACAATAAATCGAGAGAAACAATTTCTATTGGATGTTGTCCTGCTGAACTTGAATATCTTGCTCCTTACTTTATGAGATTTCACCAAAAGTACCCGAATATATTATTAAAAATTATCGATGCAGAGGATGTCGAGAATAAAGTTTTGGAACAAAGGATAGACATTGGAATCACTGCATATCCGATTTCTGATGCTTCGGTCATTTCGACTTATTTGTACAGACAAGAAATGGCGCTATTGATTCACTCAGAACATCCTTTGGCCGAAAGATCTTCGATTCCTTTTCGATCTTTGAAGCAAATGAATTCGATCATGTTCCGAGAACAAAACAAATCATTAATTGACATGTATTGTTTCTCTTGTGGCTTTACCTTGAAGTCGATAATAGAAACGTCCTCCACTTCAGTATTGATTCATGGGGTTCGTCAAGGACTTGGAGCAGCTCTTATACCAACGTCTTTACTCGAAAGCCTATGGGACGATTCTTTGCGTATTGTCAAATTAGAAGGCCATATTCCTTGTTGGGATATATCTCTTGTATATCTTAATTCCGTTACGATGAGGCCCACTGCACGCATATTCATTCAAGAGATGGATTCATATGTAAGAGAGGTTGAGGTGAATCTTTTATGTTCAGGCAACTAG
- a CDS encoding CdaR family protein — MDKWLNNANISKVIALLLGILLWAIVHMDDRSPNQVSSLVDVKVIDDVRIQTVGLDQSRYILKQMTPEVVRIQVRGQTSALTSAMPEDYRVSLDLTGLGEGKHDIDLTYEMPKGIQLVSMVPSRVTVEIEEMQTKEMDVSIKTTGTPAKGYTVGQPIISPTNRVHVTLPASQMKDIHSVSATLPIDGEQKSVKQKRVKLTAYDKTGHEMKSAIITPPVVEVEVPITKPFKTVPLQINFIGQLPEGLAISSFTPSTNQVAIYGPQDVLDSIDFYDSIQIDLSQFKESTKLTMPLPVLGKVEKIEPNSVNFDITIVPAVQRVLDKLPITLTGASDQLKASIEEPASKSMSITVEGAPDVVNSLKAGDVQVIANLSDLPPGTHQVALQVNLPNFIRRVDPGTIYVKVLIEDKKATPTTKTEPEIKTDQPVDGKPTDTPENGTIEPGTEETTPGDTSGTEQRE; from the coding sequence ATGGATAAGTGGCTAAATAATGCGAATATTTCGAAAGTGATTGCGTTGTTATTAGGAATTTTATTATGGGCGATTGTACATATGGATGACCGATCACCGAATCAGGTGTCTTCCCTTGTCGATGTCAAGGTAATTGATGATGTCCGAATTCAGACGGTAGGGCTGGATCAAAGTCGGTACATTCTGAAGCAAATGACGCCAGAGGTGGTACGCATTCAGGTGCGTGGCCAGACGTCTGCGTTGACTTCTGCGATGCCCGAGGATTACCGTGTAAGCCTGGATTTAACCGGTCTAGGCGAAGGGAAGCATGATATTGATCTAACCTACGAGATGCCCAAAGGAATACAATTAGTCTCCATGGTGCCTTCAAGGGTAACGGTGGAAATCGAGGAAATGCAAACGAAGGAAATGGATGTCAGCATTAAGACGACAGGCACGCCAGCGAAGGGATATACGGTGGGACAACCGATTATCTCGCCAACGAATCGTGTTCACGTGACGCTGCCAGCCAGCCAAATGAAAGATATTCATTCTGTATCTGCAACGCTGCCGATTGATGGTGAGCAGAAATCGGTGAAGCAGAAGCGGGTAAAATTGACGGCTTATGACAAGACGGGGCATGAGATGAAATCGGCCATTATTACACCGCCAGTCGTTGAAGTGGAAGTGCCAATTACGAAGCCGTTCAAGACGGTGCCGTTACAAATCAACTTTATCGGCCAACTACCGGAAGGGCTTGCGATCTCCTCCTTCACACCAAGCACGAACCAAGTTGCCATCTATGGACCGCAAGACGTGCTCGACAGCATTGATTTCTATGACTCGATCCAGATTGATCTAAGTCAGTTCAAAGAGTCGACGAAATTAACGATGCCTTTGCCAGTTCTTGGAAAGGTTGAAAAAATCGAGCCAAACAGTGTAAACTTTGATATAACGATCGTGCCTGCTGTTCAGCGTGTGCTCGATAAGCTGCCGATTACGTTAACCGGAGCAAGCGACCAATTGAAGGCGTCGATTGAAGAACCAGCAAGCAAATCGATGTCGATTACAGTTGAAGGTGCTCCAGATGTTGTGAATAGTCTTAAAGCGGGGGATGTGCAGGTGATAGCGAATTTGAGCGATCTGCCTCCAGGCACGCATCAAGTCGCCCTGCAAGTGAACTTACCGAATTTCATTCGTCGAGTTGATCCAGGGACCATCTACGTCAAGGTGCTCATTGAAGATAAGAAAGCAACTCCGACGACGAAGACGGAACCTGAGATAAAAACTGATCAACCGGTGGATGGAAAACCAACCGATACGCCAGAGAACGGAACGATTGAACCTGGAACAGAAGAGACGACGCCAGGGGATACGAGCGGAACCGAGCAGAGAGAATGA
- the glmM gene encoding phosphoglucosamine mutase translates to MGKYFGTDGVRGVANQELTAELAYKIGRCGGYVLTRQAEKPTVIIGMDTRVSGQMLESALVAGLLSIGAHVVRIGVVSTPAVAYLTRILGADAGVMISASHNPVEDNGIKFFGGDGYKLFDETELEIERLMDAEVDELPRPVGKDLGSVTVDDEAKFQYTKFLASTVTTPFNGIKIVLDCAHGAAYELAPKLFRELGAEVITIGAEPNGLNINDHCGSTHPEQLKIEVMKHGAHLGLAFDGDADRLIAIDEKGEEVDGDYILCICGDRMNREGKLNEGTVVTTVMSNIGFFKATDKLGLKTARTAVGDRYVMEEMRRGGFNLGGEQSGHVIFLDYNTTGDGILTGVQLVETLIQSGKSLSELKSMMRKYPQVLVNVRVEDKSKYPGNKAIEAAIEKVENELGDNGRVLVRPSGTESLIRVMAEGPDKDQLESYVAHIADTVREALS, encoded by the coding sequence ATGGGGAAATATTTTGGTACAGATGGGGTTAGAGGCGTTGCCAATCAAGAGTTAACAGCTGAATTAGCTTATAAAATTGGCCGCTGCGGAGGATATGTCTTAACGCGTCAAGCAGAGAAGCCAACAGTCATTATCGGAATGGATACGCGTGTCTCTGGGCAGATGCTCGAGTCTGCGCTTGTTGCTGGATTGTTGTCCATCGGTGCACATGTTGTGCGCATTGGGGTGGTATCGACGCCTGCAGTTGCGTATTTGACACGCATTCTTGGTGCAGATGCAGGGGTGATGATCTCCGCATCGCATAATCCTGTCGAAGATAACGGCATTAAATTTTTTGGCGGAGACGGGTACAAATTGTTCGATGAGACGGAGCTTGAAATTGAGCGTCTGATGGATGCTGAAGTTGATGAATTGCCTCGTCCGGTTGGGAAGGATCTTGGATCCGTAACCGTGGATGACGAAGCGAAGTTCCAATATACGAAGTTCCTTGCTTCGACGGTGACAACGCCATTCAACGGAATTAAAATCGTACTCGACTGTGCGCATGGTGCGGCTTATGAGCTCGCGCCGAAACTGTTCCGTGAACTAGGCGCTGAAGTCATTACAATCGGAGCAGAGCCAAATGGTCTTAACATTAACGATCATTGCGGTTCTACACATCCAGAGCAGTTGAAAATCGAAGTCATGAAGCACGGCGCACATCTCGGATTGGCGTTCGATGGGGACGCAGATCGATTGATTGCGATTGATGAGAAGGGTGAAGAAGTCGACGGCGACTACATTCTATGCATTTGCGGCGATCGCATGAATCGTGAAGGCAAGCTAAATGAAGGTACAGTCGTTACGACGGTAATGAGTAATATTGGCTTCTTCAAAGCAACTGACAAACTTGGTCTTAAGACAGCTCGCACAGCCGTAGGCGACCGTTATGTGATGGAAGAAATGCGTCGCGGCGGATTTAACCTTGGCGGGGAGCAGTCGGGCCATGTTATTTTCCTCGACTACAATACGACAGGCGACGGCATTCTCACGGGTGTCCAGCTCGTGGAGACCTTGATCCAATCCGGCAAATCGCTTAGTGAATTGAAGTCCATGATGCGCAAGTACCCTCAGGTGCTGGTCAATGTTCGTGTCGAAGACAAGAGCAAGTACCCTGGGAACAAGGCGATTGAAGCAGCGATAGAAAAGGTTGAAAATGAGCTCGGCGACAATGGTCGTGTCTTGGTGCGTCCATCCGGCACGGAATCCTTGATTCGTGTCATGGCGGAAGGCCCGGATAAGGACCAGCTAGAGTCTTATGTGGCTCATATTGCAGATACCGTAAGAGAAGCGCTTAGTTAG